GAAGTTGCAAAAGGCAACATTGATACAGACTTTGAAAGTGAAGCAGAAGCAAAAATAAATAAGATAACAAACCACAAATTTGTAAAACTGACAAATAGTGGAAATGCAAGTATTTTTCTAGCTATTGCATCAACAGAAGGACCTATAATAATTCCAGATCAAGGTGGATGGAATGGATTTAAACAGGTTGCCAATTATTTAAACAGAGATATTATCACATTAAAAACAGATTATGGTTTTATAAATACTGATTATTTAGAAGATATTGATGAAGGAAACCTTATTTTAACAAGTTTTGCAGGATACACAGCAGAACAGGATATAAAAGCAATTTATGATATTTGCAGTGATAAAAATATAACACTTATTGAAGATGCATCTGCAGGTCTGGGAGATGATAAAAATATTTTAGGTAATGGAAAATATGCAGACATCATAGTTGCATCAACAGGCTCACCTAAAATAATAAATGTTGGAAACGGAGGATTCATCTCAACAGATAATCCTGATGTTTTAGAAAAAACAAGAATTCTTCAAAAAATTGTAAAAATAAATGAAATTACTGCAAGTGGTGTATGTGTAGAACTTGAAAATATAGGCAAAAAACTTAACACCACAATAAATGCATGTAACTATCTCAAAAACAGCCTTGACGATGTAATACATGCAGATAAAAGAGGGCTAAATGTAATAATTAAAGATGCTAAACCAAAAGACTTTTCATGGAATTTGAAAAAGGAACTTAAAACTGATAAGAAAGGATTCATTACAAAATGCCCTAATTATAATAGAATTAAGGAAAAAGCAGTAGCAATTGAAATTAAAAATTTAGATTATAATTGCCTTAAAAAAGAATACTTAGACAAAATTATAGAGATTATAGAAAAAAATAAAACAGAAAAAATCAGTAATCAACAATGAGTTTTGTGATTTTATCAATAATGACATCTTCCATACATATATTGTCTAATTCATCATCAGAAATAGAATAAATCTTCTGTAAAATAGAATTGTCAGCTATTAAAACATCATCATCACGAGTAAACATTGAAGATAATTTATCAACAATTTCATCTGAGCAATTTATCAAAACAGCACATAAATTCATTTCACCTTCTTTAAGACCTAAAATTTTAAATGATTTGGAAATCTGTTTTTGAGCTGAACATCTAACACAGATTTCAACACCCAAATCATCAGCAAAATTTTCATCTCTCCCAAAAGCAAGAAATGCCTGATTAATTCCATGAATAACATGCTGTTTACCAGCTATTGCATCAGCATTTAACAATTGAACAATAGAATCATCATCTTTAAAAGAATTAATTTCACTTAATGTATCCTCAACAGAATCAATAACTCCTTTAAACCCTAAAACTTTAATATCTGAATTATCAATCATCATAAAATCACATCATCTAAGAAATTAATCTATTAACACCTGCAATATATGCTTTAACACTTGCATTAATAATATCCGGTTCAGTACCTCTAGCAGAAATTATTTGATCTCCTTTTTGAAGTTTAACAATAACATCAATAAATGCATCAGTACCCCCAGTAATCGCGTCTACATGGTATTCAACAAGTTCAATATCTGCAAATTCTGAAATTGATTTTTTAACAGCATTAATAGCAGCATCAACAGGACCAATACCAACACCTGCTTCTAAAACATCATTACCATCAATAGTTAATT
This window of the Methanobrevibacter woesei genome carries:
- a CDS encoding DegT/DnrJ/EryC1/StrS family aminotransferase, whose product is MIFKFKEPSNKTKEVMSEVAKGNIDTDFESEAEAKINKITNHKFVKLTNSGNASIFLAIASTEGPIIIPDQGGWNGFKQVANYLNRDIITLKTDYGFINTDYLEDIDEGNLILTSFAGYTAEQDIKAIYDICSDKNITLIEDASAGLGDDKNILGNGKYADIIVASTGSPKIINVGNGGFISTDNPDVLEKTRILQKIVKINEITASGVCVELENIGKKLNTTINACNYLKNSLDDVIHADKRGLNVIIKDAKPKDFSWNLKKELKTDKKGFITKCPNYNRIKEKAVAIEIKNLDYNCLKKEYLDKIIEIIEKNKTEKISNQQ
- the cgi121 gene encoding KEOPS complex subunit Cgi121; translation: MMIDNSDIKVLGFKGVIDSVEDTLSEINSFKDDDSIVQLLNADAIAGKQHVIHGINQAFLAFGRDENFADDLGVEICVRCSAQKQISKSFKILGLKEGEMNLCAVLINCSDEIVDKLSSMFTRDDDVLIADNSILQKIYSISDDELDNICMEDVIIDKITKLIVDY